The Salvia splendens isolate huo1 chromosome 21, SspV2, whole genome shotgun sequence genome includes a window with the following:
- the LOC121783947 gene encoding histone-lysine N-methyltransferase SUVR4-like: MIDVFLHIEGVGETMATREKIGKAFQAMKKLGIGEEKVKPVLKRLLKLYGKRWELIEEDNYRTLADAIFECEDDENGERKEERPFKKQNRGNGEDKMLSKGKGKSIVCKEEIDLDLGDNGNQAVPREGKPVDHSPKGAHSSNICSVTVNPSCNEATVAVKSEQKMVFSTVEDITRGTEKVKISLDEIGNEKLPDFVYFNENVTYEAAHVHISLARIADEDCCSDCKGNCLSSRLPCACAGSTGGEYAYTTEGLLTEHFLKKCIPMESRDKKHAVYCNDCPLERAKNSDLPGKCKGHVLKKFIKECWKKCGCDMNCGNRVVQRGITRKLQVFVTSKGKGWGVRALEELPQGEYVGEILTNMELYERNTQSAADNKKHVYPVLLDADWSTEENLKDEEALCLDATNCGNVARFINHRIMGLIFRTKAILSRLSGVAVEVISAEIKGDEDRTSFFTHSRMAAYNNPS; this comes from the exons ATGATCGACGTGTTTCTCCACATTGAG GGCGTGGGAGAAACAATGGCTACACGGGAGAAGATTGGTAAAGCCTTCCAAGCAATGAAGAAATTAGGAATAGGTGAAGAAAAAGTGAAACCAGTCCTCAAACGGCTTCTGAAGTTGTATGGAAAGAGATGGGAGCTTATCGAGGAGGATAACTACAGGACGCTGGCTGATGCGATCTTTGAATGCGAAGATGATGAG AATGGTGAGAGAAAAGAGGAACGCCCGTTTAAGAAACAGAATAGGGGAAATGGTGAGGATAAGATGCTGTCAAAAGGGAAGGGCAAGAGCATTGTTTGTAAAGAAGAGATCGATCTTGATTTAGGTGATAATGGAAATCAGGCAGTGCCACGGGAAGGGAAGCCTGTTGATCACTCCCCAAAAGGAGCTCATTCTTCAAATATATGCTCAG TAACAGTTAATCCTTCGTGTAATGAGGCAACTGTTGCAGTTAAAAGCGAGCAAAAGATGGTATTCAGCACTGTTGAGGACATAACAAGAGGCACTGAGAAAGTGAAGATTTCCCTTGATGAAATTGGGAATGAGAAACTGCCTGATTTTGTCTATTTCAATGAAAATGTGACTTATGAAGCTGCACATGTGCATATATCTTTAGCTCGTATTGCGGATGAAGACTGCTGTTCAGATTGTAAAGGAAACTGTCTGTCGTCCCGTTTACCTTGTGCGTGTGCTGGTTCGACTGGAGGTGAATACGCTTACACCACAGAGGGCTTGCTGACTGAACACTTTTTGAAGAAATGCATCCCTATGGAATCCAGGGATAAAAAGCATGCTGTCTACTGTAATGACTGCCCTTTAGAGAGGGCTAAGAATTCGGACTTGCCTGGGAAGTGCAAAGGTCACGTCTTGAAGAAGTTCATTAAAGAGTGTTGGAAGAAATGCGGATGTGATATGAATTGTGGGAACAGAGTTGTTCAGAGAGGTATAACAAGGAAACTGCAG GTCTTTGTCACAAGTAAAGGAAAAGGCTGGGGTGTACGAGCACTCGAAGAGCTGCCACAGGGGGAAtatgttggagagattttgaCCAACATGGAGCTGTACGAGAGGAACACTCAAAGCGCTGCTGATAATAAAAAACATGTATATCCTGTGCTACTTGATGCAGATTGGTCTACGGAAGAGAATCTGAAGGATGAAGAGGCTCTCTGCTTGGATGCAACAAACTGTGGAAATGTTGCTAGGTTTATCAATCACCG GATTATGGGATTGATTTTTCGGACAAAGGCCATCCTATCAAGGCTTTCCGGTGTCGCTGTGGAAGTGATTTCTGCAGAGATAAAAGGCGACGAAGATAGAACTTCATTTTTTACTCATTCAAGAATGGCTGCTTATAATAATCCTTCTTGA